Genomic DNA from Paucilactobacillus hokkaidonensis JCM 18461:
AGCTGATGTGTTATTCGAGTTAGTAGAACCTGCTGTGTTTGACGATGAACCAGTGCTTGCTGAGCCAGTTGATGCACTACCCGATTCAGTTGAAGTTGAACCAGTATTTGTTGATGAACCGTTAGCAGTATAGGTAAAAGGTGTTAAAATTGTACCAGATGTTCCATCAGAATTCCATTGATATTGAATAGTTGAACGAGAAGCAGTATATCCCGCAACTGCTGGAACTTTGAATGTCATTACTTTATTTGGTACAGGAACTACTTCTGCAAATTCAATTTGTTGCATTTTTCCACCAATATAAATATTTAAAGTGGGAAATGTGGGCGCTAAACCAGCGGCACTTACAGTAGTAGGTTGGGCATTCAATGCCACAGTAGTAGCACCAACGCCAACACCCAATAATGATACGGCAGCCATTGAAGTATATGCTAACTTCTTAGATGACGACTTAAATTTGTTTACCTTTGTTTCGATTGACATAGATAAAAATCTCCCTTTTGATAAATGTTTTGTATGACTGCGTACATTATATCTTTTGATAATGACATATTATGTCGTTTTTAAAAATGCATTCCAAAAAAATTACCACTACTTGAAAGGTCAAAATTCAAGTAGTGGTAATTTAGTTAAATTTAAAAAGTGGATTCACTAATCAAGGTATTGGTCCCGAGCTGCAGTTAGTGCATCACGCATGCGATTGACTAGTAACGGTGGGGAAATAACCTGTAATCCAGCACCTTGACTTAATAGCCACAGCATCGCACCGTCAACTTTTACATAGGCAACGATCACACAGCTACCGTCTGAATTGCTTTTAATGACGTGCGAACCTGGAAAATAATCCAGGGCCGTTTGCGGATAATAGCGATAAATGAAACTAATTCGAGTTAACTGACCTGAATCTAACAAATAAGTTTGATGGCGGTGATCTTGTAATGAGAAACGGTCCGCGTAGTTCAGCTGTTGCCCAGCAGATTTAGCTAAAATATCAATAATCCGATCGAGCCGGTATAACCAGTAACCATCATGTTCTTGACTCAGCATGGCTACATAAAAGTAGTGGACTTCAAAAAATAGCGCCACTGGTTGGGCATGGTGTTTAAGCGGTTTGGGTTCATCGGGATGGCTGCTAAGGTAAGTAAAAGTTATTTTTTCGTTGTTAGCAATACATAGAGACATTTCCCGTAGTTGACTGAGGAGTGGTTTAGGTTTTGATAAAGGGGTGTAGCTATTATAAGGAATTGAAATTTGATCATAGACAGCAGCTTGCATGGTTGCTGACAATCCGGAACTGAGAAATGCTAGTGTATCGCGTAATTCAGTTTGAGTCAGTGCTCGTGATCCCAATAAAATATTGCTGGCAGCCAAAACCATTTCGAAATCCAACATTTCACTTTTATGTGATAGCCGGTACGTTCCTTTTTTGCTTACGATTTCGCCGGCATCATATTCGGCTAATGCGCTTCGAATATAAGATATATCGCGTTGGGCTGTTCGTATGTCAATGCCGTATTTTTTTTGTATGTTTTTTTGATCCAATGTTTGACCAGTTATTAACTGGACTAATAGTTCAGCCATCCGATAATTACTTGCCACTTTTACACCTCCGTCACTACCGCTAAATGATATCTTAATTTTATTACAGCATACTCTCTTGGCATAAAGTATACCAAAATATTGTTATATTGATAATAACAGTATTTTTTACGCTGGTTCACTTTAAAAGCAGTCATGATATAATTTGATTAATATAGTTTTTTTGGGGGGATTGTAATGGTAAAGTGTCCAAATTGTGGCAAAGAAAATGATGCAAGTGCTAAATTTTGTGAAAATTGTGGGCATGAGCTTACGGCTGCCGGTCTTAGTCGATCGCAATTAAAGCAAAGTAAAAGACGTTATTGGCCTTGGATTACGGCTGGAATAATTGTTGTATTAGCGATCGGGATCTTTATTTTTATGAGGACGCCCAATGGTAATTCGAATGCAGGGGTTGCTGATTCTTCTAGTTCTTCTTCAACATCTTCCCAAAGTTTGAATTCCGCTA
This window encodes:
- a CDS encoding GA module-containing protein, translating into MSIETKVNKFKSSSKKLAYTSMAAVSLLGVGVGATTVALNAQPTTVSAAGLAPTFPTLNIYIGGKMQQIEFAEVVPVPNKVMTFKVPAVAGYTASRSTIQYQWNSDGTSGTILTPFTYTANGSSTNTGSTSTESGSASTGSASTGSSSNTAGSTNSNNTSATGNTSSSNNSSTVSTAKTDAIKAIDNNSSLSATAKANAKAAINKATTKAGVSAVVSAATSNKSSKTGDVQTSVSAGVLPTVGTGLTSLIAGLGLAFRKFIA
- a CDS encoding helix-turn-helix transcriptional regulator, which gives rise to MASNYRMAELLVQLITGQTLDQKNIQKKYGIDIRTAQRDISYIRSALAEYDAGEIVSKKGTYRLSHKSEMLDFEMVLAASNILLGSRALTQTELRDTLAFLSSGLSATMQAAVYDQISIPYNSYTPLSKPKPLLSQLREMSLCIANNEKITFTYLSSHPDEPKPLKHHAQPVALFFEVHYFYVAMLSQEHDGYWLYRLDRIIDILAKSAGQQLNYADRFSLQDHRHQTYLLDSGQLTRISFIYRYYPQTALDYFPGSHVIKSNSDGSCVIVAYVKVDGAMLWLLSQGAGLQVISPPLLVNRMRDALTAARDQYLD